In Candidatus Nomurabacteria bacterium, a genomic segment contains:
- a CDS encoding glycosyltransferase family 4 protein, translating to MNIALLTGTFSRFSGIDRVVAQQAESLSAEGHTVTVVCLEGDMKSEHYKVFVLGMPKSLFWQRVYRLGFFALDRAKIRSAMKSLGKQDTVYSHQYPLNALAHEMQREWGTRYVYYNHGIPPANTFSTWTEKIYITIFRWLTNRSLRDPDEIISISRFLAEVCKEETGRVSRVVHDTVDKERFREAVSGDEIRAHLELGDAPVLLTVGRLSPHKGFHMLLSAFSKVREQIPDAHLLIVGKATFEKYLAQLKRAAGPHTHFIGFVSDEDLPKFYAACDLYVTATQWEGFNLPFAEAQEFAKPVIAFSVGPHAEVFRGKGKLVPPGDVDAMADAIVRWLKEERHE from the coding sequence ATGAATATAGCCTTACTTACCGGTACATTTTCTCGCTTTTCTGGAATTGATCGAGTTGTGGCACAACAAGCTGAGTCGCTCAGTGCGGAGGGTCATACAGTGACGGTCGTGTGTCTAGAGGGTGACATGAAGAGTGAGCATTACAAGGTATTTGTGTTGGGTATGCCGAAGTCGCTTTTTTGGCAGCGAGTGTATCGCTTAGGGTTTTTTGCTCTAGATCGAGCAAAAATTCGTTCAGCTATGAAAAGCTTAGGAAAGCAGGATACGGTGTATAGTCATCAGTATCCTCTCAACGCTTTAGCACATGAAATGCAGCGAGAGTGGGGAACTCGCTATGTCTACTACAATCACGGCATTCCACCAGCTAATACTTTTTCTACTTGGACTGAAAAAATATACATCACGATTTTTCGCTGGCTAACGAATCGCTCCTTACGAGATCCGGATGAGATTATTTCTATTAGTCGCTTTTTAGCAGAAGTATGTAAAGAAGAAACAGGTCGCGTCTCGCGTGTCGTACATGACACGGTTGATAAGGAGCGATTTCGTGAAGCGGTTTCGGGTGACGAAATTCGCGCGCATCTGGAGCTGGGTGATGCGCCAGTCCTACTTACTGTTGGGCGCTTATCTCCGCATAAAGGTTTTCACATGCTCTTAAGTGCATTTAGTAAAGTGCGTGAGCAAATTCCGGATGCGCATTTGTTAATTGTAGGAAAAGCAACTTTTGAGAAATATCTTGCGCAACTGAAACGGGCAGCTGGACCACATACGCATTTTATCGGTTTTGTGTCAGACGAAGATTTGCCAAAGTTTTACGCAGCCTGCGATCTCTATGTCACTGCGACACAATGGGAGGGCTTTAACCTGCCTTTTGCCGAGGCGCAAGAGTTTGCTAAGCCTGTTATTGCTTTTAGTGTGGGACCGCATGCAGAGGTTTTTCGTGGTAAAGGAAAATTAGTGCCTCCAGGGGATGTTGATGCTATGGCTGACGCGATCGTACGTTGGCTCAAGGAAGAGCGACATGAGTAA
- a CDS encoding glycosyltransferase family 4 protein — protein MDPKRIAVIPNGVDFTRLPKNLERYDDPTICFVGRLVNYKRIPDLLEVVAELRNDMPNLQVKIIGSGPQQAKLEALTEQLGVSDRVHFSGFVEKHVDVLETMAKSHILCLPSSVEGFGIVLAEAMALGTPYVSSELPPTLEVTENGVGGILYPPGNTHALEDAIRAILSNDDYARQLGEAGQNLARQRYDWQEIGQKLRSVYSQLG, from the coding sequence ATGGATCCAAAGCGTATTGCCGTAATACCAAACGGAGTTGACTTCACTCGTCTGCCTAAAAACCTTGAACGCTATGATGACCCAACTATTTGTTTTGTTGGCCGCCTAGTGAATTACAAACGTATACCTGATTTATTGGAAGTAGTAGCTGAGCTGCGGAATGATATGCCAAATCTGCAGGTGAAAATTATCGGTAGCGGTCCACAGCAAGCCAAGTTAGAAGCCCTAACTGAGCAGCTGGGTGTTTCGGATCGAGTGCATTTTTCCGGCTTCGTGGAAAAACATGTCGATGTCTTAGAAACAATGGCAAAGAGTCATATTCTCTGTCTCCCTTCCTCAGTTGAGGGCTTTGGGATTGTCTTGGCTGAAGCAATGGCCCTTGGCACGCCTTATGTAAGTAGCGAGTTGCCACCCACCCTCGAAGTTACTGAAAATGGGGTAGGTGGCATTTTATATCCTCCAGGAAATACGCACGCGCTTGAGGACGCAATACGAGCGATATTGAGCAATGATGATTACGCGCGTCAGCTAGGTGAAGCTGGTCAGAACTTAGCCCGTCAACGCTATGACTGGCAGGAAATCGGACAGAAGCTTCGTAGCGTTTATTCGCAACTAGGATGA
- a CDS encoding DUF2304 domain-containing protein: MPSSWLYGLHIVTQKGYYCQRILFWLLIWLGISVIVLLPRLTEYLAKFLGVGRGVDAILYISVIGLVYALFRVMMKIEHLEQEITTIVRELALRKETDKKE, encoded by the coding sequence TTGCCTTCTTCGTGGTTGTACGGACTGCATATCGTTACGCAAAAAGGATATTACTGCCAAAGAATTCTTTTTTGGCTTCTTATTTGGCTGGGCATCAGTGTTATAGTCCTTTTACCTCGATTAACTGAGTATCTTGCTAAATTCCTCGGCGTTGGACGAGGCGTCGATGCTATTCTCTACATCTCGGTCATTGGTTTAGTGTATGCGCTGTTCCGAGTGATGATGAAGATTGAACATTTGGAACAGGAGATAACCACGATTGTCCGCGAGTTAGCACTACGTAAAGAAACGGATAAAAAAGAATAA
- a CDS encoding glycosyltransferase family 2 protein, with protein MDDGSSDGSGQIAQAAGARVYRHLINRGLGGALATGIQAAIRAGAEYIVTFDADGQHEAKDILRIIEPLEKGVADVVVGSRMLVRDKTQPRMPLRRRLYNAIGNRITLFMFGLQTSDSQSGLREFTRQAARTLHLQSNRMEVSTEIMYEVKRHAFRLSEVPIAAIYTEYSMSKGQSFGEGVRTFFRLLLLRLLK; from the coding sequence ATTGACGATGGTTCTAGTGACGGTAGTGGTCAGATAGCTCAAGCAGCAGGTGCACGGGTGTATCGCCACCTCATTAATCGAGGTCTTGGTGGAGCGCTTGCTACCGGCATTCAGGCTGCCATCCGAGCTGGCGCAGAATACATTGTTACCTTTGATGCTGACGGTCAGCATGAAGCAAAAGATATACTACGCATTATTGAGCCGCTTGAAAAAGGTGTAGCTGATGTTGTTGTAGGCTCACGTATGCTTGTCCGCGATAAGACGCAGCCTAGGATGCCTTTGCGTCGTCGGCTGTATAACGCGATAGGAAATCGGATCACCTTATTCATGTTTGGATTACAGACGAGTGATAGTCAGTCAGGCCTCCGGGAGTTTACTCGACAGGCTGCTCGCACCCTGCATCTGCAGTCAAATCGCATGGAGGTGTCTACGGAAATAATGTATGAGGTGAAGCGGCACGCTTTCCGTCTAAGCGAAGTGCCAATTGCTGCAATCTATACTGAATACTCAATGTCAAAAGGACAGAGTTTTGGAGAGGGTGTAAGAACTTTTTTTCGATTGTTATTACTTCGATTATTGAAATAA
- a CDS encoding oligosaccharide flippase family protein: MPLPNPQLQNLYTDAKKDFTLAFRTGMLHLLSSSGIVQISGFVVTLVLVRVLSTESVGHIRLIHSVLDFLILLGDFGLAMAMLKYIAEPNDEEEKKSLLSHASYGILFTSLLTALLAFGLSFIPNLIGDATAQAALRWMVWLIPLRRFWHSCALGTWPKKNQAKSMV; the protein is encoded by the coding sequence ATGCCACTCCCAAATCCGCAACTCCAAAACTTATATACTGACGCAAAAAAGGATTTTACCTTAGCCTTTCGCACTGGGATGCTGCACCTATTAAGCAGTTCCGGTATTGTCCAAATCTCTGGCTTTGTGGTTACACTTGTGCTTGTCCGCGTGCTCAGCACGGAATCGGTCGGGCATATTCGCCTCATTCATTCCGTACTGGACTTTCTCATCCTCTTAGGTGATTTTGGCTTAGCCATGGCGATGTTGAAATATATTGCCGAGCCAAATGACGAGGAGGAGAAAAAATCACTGCTTAGTCATGCCAGTTACGGAATTCTTTTCACTTCTTTGCTCACAGCCCTTCTGGCTTTTGGACTAAGCTTTATACCAAACTTAATTGGCGATGCGACAGCGCAAGCAGCGTTACGTTGGATGGTTTGGCTGATCCCCTTGCGACGCTTTTGGCATAGTTGTGCACTGGGAACATGGCCGAAAAAGAATCAAGCAAAAAGCATGGTATGA
- a CDS encoding polysaccharide biosynthesis C-terminal domain-containing protein: MAMVNYTALLSLGKVKFNFYTVLIEALVNIVLNYWLISQLGMIGAAWATVVTFALRYGINSFFLRRQLKTA; the protein is encoded by the coding sequence TTGGCCATGGTCAACTATACCGCGCTTTTAAGTTTAGGTAAGGTAAAATTTAACTTTTATACAGTACTTATTGAAGCCCTAGTCAACATTGTCTTGAATTACTGGCTGATTTCGCAACTTGGGATGATCGGTGCTGCCTGGGCAACAGTGGTCACCTTTGCACTACGGTATGGGATAAACTCATTTTTCCTCCGACGACAGCTTAAAACTGCTTGA
- a CDS encoding T9SS type A sorting domain-containing protein: protein MKTLSFLLMLLSFGLATPSLAQLTLRHGTLMPGNGMSESAQYRLVSVIGWADLSQHADTTWVLIEGPWIPRNHDTSAVGGPETQAHRLSLSNIQPNPIGQSGLIHFNVPGINGEKSPLTMAIYDVTGRRVRTLVSGEMQSGPQVAIWDGRDDSGKALANGIYWCQIQCKNNRATKKLAVIR from the coding sequence ATGAAAACGCTCAGTTTTTTGCTGATGTTGCTTAGCTTTGGCTTGGCAACACCGAGCTTGGCACAGCTCACGCTGCGCCATGGGACACTCATGCCAGGTAATGGTATGAGTGAATCAGCGCAATACCGTCTGGTGAGCGTCATCGGATGGGCTGACCTTAGCCAACATGCCGATACTACTTGGGTACTGATCGAAGGGCCGTGGATTCCTCGGAACCATGACACCTCGGCAGTGGGAGGACCTGAAACTCAGGCACACCGCCTAAGCCTCTCGAACATTCAACCCAATCCGATTGGTCAATCCGGTCTGATTCACTTCAATGTCCCTGGGATCAATGGAGAGAAATCGCCCCTTACCATGGCAATCTATGACGTCACCGGGCGTCGAGTACGCACACTGGTCTCAGGCGAGATGCAATCCGGTCCACAGGTTGCTATCTGGGATGGACGAGACGACAGTGGAAAGGCGCTGGCGAATGGCATCTATTGGTGCCAAATTCAGTGCAAAAACAACAGGGCAACCAAAAAGCTGGCGGTTATCCGCTAA
- a CDS encoding M23 family metallopeptidase: MRWILSVLLLALASSAFAVQPNLQLPFAEGTVHKCTQGANGEYSHQYTSTRYDIDLDTINNGDETLYAPVSGTVYLHDEGESGFGKHVNIDVGDNTFVLLGHCKSFLVSDGQQITTGMPVALEGCTGNCYGDHVHFGLHTGNPQIGASSSTSIVAEHIWARDVTAGGEFRFFRSDEFIGDLTSGHNYETGYLGTPYLCSPAGQDPPAAPPFWTKPGDIKSYLARFRNTGTATWIDSGGVGTNNYVELRSVFQNGTPKNCWLEPVDWIGCPASCNTQRVTSFDEGTVAPGQTATFTFQARTPNVPTDLDGEVVYFRPFHGADIGIDGWGEMNFLIYVDADAPQVPPNLSVNPSDCTSTNSFFFDWDASSDVGSGLDLYEWQINGSTPNSTTSTSVQVNGSQSVHPGTNVFYVRALDKVGNVSGMATVEFCFETDCNLSFNRDDDGNSVPDGWTADPHGGSSYSWPPGGIGSNSHYVRIVNADGDDWMIYTRTNCDQITPGQLYRIGFWYNTTSTAPFEWALFKSSVSTGQRSLNALVSNPTADGQWHQFQSEPFTINSGDLSTYPKFGVKVPPGSVGTFNFDEVFFVETELCQ, from the coding sequence ATGAGATGGATTCTCTCGGTCCTACTCCTGGCTCTTGCGAGTAGTGCCTTTGCCGTACAACCAAATCTTCAGCTTCCCTTTGCTGAAGGGACCGTTCACAAATGTACGCAAGGTGCCAATGGCGAGTACTCACATCAGTACACTTCAACACGTTACGACATCGATCTAGACACGATCAACAATGGCGATGAAACGTTGTACGCCCCAGTATCCGGAACCGTCTATCTGCATGATGAAGGTGAATCCGGATTCGGAAAACACGTAAACATCGACGTTGGAGACAACACTTTTGTTCTCCTTGGGCATTGCAAGAGCTTTCTTGTTTCTGATGGACAGCAGATAACAACAGGGATGCCTGTTGCGCTTGAAGGCTGTACAGGAAATTGTTACGGTGATCATGTACACTTTGGTCTGCACACTGGAAACCCTCAGATAGGCGCTTCAAGTAGCACATCAATTGTTGCCGAACACATCTGGGCTAGGGATGTGACCGCGGGTGGAGAATTTCGATTCTTCCGAAGCGATGAATTCATAGGCGATTTGACTAGTGGCCACAACTACGAGACTGGCTATTTAGGCACACCCTACCTCTGTTCTCCTGCTGGTCAAGATCCACCCGCTGCCCCGCCATTCTGGACCAAGCCTGGCGACATCAAATCATACTTGGCGAGATTCAGAAATACGGGAACGGCAACGTGGATTGATAGCGGAGGCGTTGGTACGAATAACTACGTTGAACTACGATCGGTGTTTCAGAACGGCACACCCAAAAACTGTTGGCTTGAGCCAGTAGATTGGATTGGGTGCCCTGCATCCTGCAACACTCAACGAGTAACCTCGTTTGACGAAGGGACAGTCGCTCCTGGTCAAACTGCAACATTCACCTTCCAGGCACGAACACCAAATGTTCCAACTGACCTTGACGGTGAAGTAGTGTACTTCCGCCCCTTCCACGGAGCAGACATCGGAATCGACGGATGGGGGGAGATGAACTTCCTTATCTATGTCGACGCCGACGCGCCGCAGGTCCCGCCGAACTTGAGCGTGAACCCGTCAGACTGCACGAGCACCAACTCGTTCTTCTTTGACTGGGATGCTTCGAGCGACGTGGGTAGTGGACTGGATCTCTACGAGTGGCAAATCAACGGATCTACACCGAACTCCACGACTAGTACTTCGGTACAAGTGAATGGGAGTCAAAGCGTTCACCCGGGCACCAACGTCTTCTACGTCAGAGCCTTGGATAAGGTCGGAAACGTGAGTGGAATGGCCACGGTGGAATTCTGCTTCGAAACCGACTGCAACCTCAGCTTCAACCGAGACGACGACGGCAATAGTGTGCCTGACGGATGGACGGCTGACCCTCATGGAGGTTCAAGCTATAGCTGGCCGCCTGGAGGCATTGGAAGCAACTCACACTACGTACGTATTGTGAACGCTGATGGAGATGATTGGATGATCTATACTCGCACCAACTGCGATCAGATCACGCCAGGACAACTCTACCGAATCGGCTTCTGGTACAACACCACCTCCACGGCTCCGTTCGAGTGGGCACTGTTCAAGAGTAGTGTTTCAACTGGTCAACGAAGTCTGAACGCCCTCGTGAGCAACCCAACCGCAGACGGGCAGTGGCATCAATTCCAAAGTGAACCCTTCACAATCAACTCCGGCGACCTCAGCACCTACCCGAAATTCGGGGTAAAGGTACCGCCGGGATCTGTCGGAACCTTCAACTTCGACGAGGTCTTCTTCGTTGAAACTGAGCTGTGTCAATAG
- a CDS encoding SDR family NAD(P)-dependent oxidoreductase has protein sequence MNYLITGSAGFIGSHLSTTLLAQGHRVIGIDDLNDYYSVTQKQENITQLKEFSEYSFLQCDIRKPEEIKTFLQKYSQPIDAIIHLAARAGVRPSIAKPTLYTDVNVNGTVQMLELARVFQIPKFIFASSSSVYGNQEKTPFSETDAVDTPISPYAATKRAGELLSYTYHALHGMSVACLRFFTVYGPKGRPDMAPYLFVDKVHRGEAITKFGNGETRRDYTYIEDIISGILASLQADIGYEIINLGNSHTISLNEFIATVERVTGKTAIVDQQGPQPGDVQQTFADITKAKKLLGYDPSTAIESGLQHFYEWYKRYRV, from the coding sequence ATGAACTACCTTATTACCGGTTCCGCAGGATTTATTGGATCACACCTCTCCACCACCCTCTTAGCACAAGGACATCGCGTCATTGGGATTGATGATCTGAATGATTACTATTCTGTTACCCAAAAGCAAGAAAATATAACGCAGCTCAAAGAATTTTCTGAATACTCCTTTCTTCAATGCGACATTCGTAAACCAGAAGAAATAAAAACATTTCTGCAAAAATATTCACAACCAATTGACGCCATTATTCACCTTGCCGCTCGGGCGGGAGTGCGGCCTTCAATTGCGAAACCAACCCTTTATACTGATGTAAATGTAAATGGCACTGTGCAAATGCTTGAGCTTGCTCGGGTTTTTCAAATCCCTAAATTTATTTTTGCCTCCTCCTCTTCGGTCTACGGTAATCAAGAAAAAACCCCTTTTAGTGAAACAGATGCTGTTGATACACCGATATCACCTTATGCGGCAACAAAGCGAGCTGGTGAATTACTTAGCTACACTTATCATGCATTGCACGGCATGAGTGTGGCCTGTCTACGCTTTTTTACCGTATATGGACCAAAAGGACGGCCGGATATGGCGCCCTACCTCTTCGTTGATAAAGTGCATCGTGGCGAAGCTATTACAAAATTTGGCAACGGAGAAACGCGCCGAGATTACACCTATATTGAGGATATTATCTCTGGAATTCTCGCAAGTCTACAAGCTGATATTGGTTACGAAATTATTAATCTAGGTAACTCTCATACGATCTCATTAAATGAATTTATCGCAACAGTAGAACGAGTAACTGGAAAAACGGCTATTGTTGACCAACAGGGTCCCCAGCCGGGTGATGTGCAACAAACTTTTGCGGATATTACGAAAGCAAAAAAACTGCTTGGTTACGATCCAAGCACCGCAATCGAAAGCGGTCTCCAACATTTTTATGAATGGTATAAACGTTATCGCGTATGA
- a CDS encoding glycosyltransferase, translated as MNEITTTKAFFSVVVPVYNEVEAVASLHAEILQIMQTMQKPFEIIFVDDGSRDGTFEKLQSLHPITIIRLRKNFGQTAALDAGFKHAQGEIIFTLDGDGQNDPADIPGLYAKIEEGYDVVSGWRKNRKDTFSKRFLSRGANFLRGFLVADKIKDSGCTLKAYRRECFEDLDLFGEIHRFIPAILAWKGFRIGEIVVNHRARTTGRTKYNWRRVIKGFVDMVSVWFWRKYSSRPLHLFGGLGILAGAAGLVLGLYLAIARLMGIISLQNSIWPLISVFLILAGIQLFISGLLGDIAIKTYYNGKRQIYTIRSITTSRRENS; from the coding sequence ATGAATGAAATAACAACCACTAAAGCATTTTTTTCAGTCGTCGTACCGGTCTATAACGAAGTCGAGGCTGTGGCTAGTCTTCATGCTGAGATTCTTCAGATCATGCAGACGATGCAAAAACCTTTTGAGATTATCTTTGTAGACGACGGAAGCAGAGACGGCACATTTGAAAAATTACAATCTCTACATCCGATTACGATTATCCGTTTGCGAAAAAACTTTGGACAGACCGCTGCACTGGACGCTGGTTTTAAACATGCTCAAGGGGAAATTATTTTTACCCTGGACGGTGATGGACAAAATGATCCAGCAGACATACCTGGACTTTATGCGAAGATTGAAGAGGGGTATGATGTGGTTTCTGGGTGGAGAAAAAACCGAAAAGACACTTTTTCGAAGCGCTTTTTGTCTCGTGGAGCAAACTTCCTTCGCGGATTTCTAGTAGCAGATAAAATTAAAGACTCTGGCTGCACGCTCAAAGCATATCGAAGAGAATGCTTCGAGGACTTGGACCTCTTCGGTGAAATTCATCGTTTCATACCGGCAATTCTAGCGTGGAAAGGTTTCCGCATCGGCGAAATAGTCGTTAATCATCGCGCTCGAACCACTGGCCGAACAAAATACAACTGGCGCCGCGTGATAAAAGGTTTTGTCGATATGGTAAGCGTCTGGTTTTGGCGAAAATACTCTAGCCGTCCTCTCCATCTTTTTGGCGGTCTTGGCATATTGGCTGGAGCCGCTGGTCTCGTCTTAGGACTTTACCTTGCCATTGCTCGACTAATGGGAATTATCTCACTCCAAAACAGCATCTGGCCATTGATTTCTGTTTTTCTGATCCTAGCTGGCATCCAATTATTTATTTCTGGACTCCTGGGTGATATTGCTATCAAGACTTACTACAACGGCAAACGGCAAATCTACACCATACGTTCAATTACCACATCGCGTAGAGAAAATTCATGA
- a CDS encoding glycosyltransferase family 4 protein, with translation MSRILLLNYEFPPLGGGASPLSYELARGFVQNGHSVTVVTMGYKTLPRYEEKDGMRIFRLRSVRAKKEICTPWEQFTFIISAFFFFTNHLKKEKYDVNHTHFLIPSGIISWWLKKKYQLPYVVTSHGSDVPGFNDDRFKLLHKFTGPILRLVSNNSDKIIVPSKYLGTLIEKNINSALHSKIYYIPNGIDEKKFVPQEKKKIILSTGRLLPRKGFQYLINAMAKENLGYELHIAGDGPMMTELQKLASNAKSKIVFHGWLDNLSHEYKELLESAAIYSLVSPKENASVALLEAMSAGCAIITSSSGGAAETMGEAGITIEAKNQTSINEALRHLTTSSEEIQRLGQLARKRVLEKFSWTTVFHQYNQLFTPYGVKL, from the coding sequence ATGAGTCGAATACTGTTACTTAATTACGAGTTTCCACCTCTTGGTGGTGGCGCTAGTCCACTTAGCTACGAGCTAGCTCGAGGATTTGTGCAAAATGGCCATTCAGTCACTGTTGTCACAATGGGCTATAAAACCCTCCCTCGATATGAAGAAAAAGACGGTATGCGGATCTTTCGACTCCGTTCAGTTCGAGCAAAAAAAGAGATATGTACGCCATGGGAACAATTCACATTCATCATCTCCGCTTTTTTCTTTTTCACAAACCATTTAAAAAAAGAAAAATATGACGTTAATCATACGCATTTTTTAATACCTAGTGGAATTATTTCATGGTGGCTCAAAAAAAAATATCAATTGCCTTATGTCGTTACCAGTCACGGTAGTGATGTTCCTGGCTTCAACGATGATAGATTTAAGCTTCTTCACAAATTTACCGGCCCAATACTCCGCTTGGTAAGCAATAATAGTGATAAAATTATTGTTCCCTCAAAATATCTAGGAACCCTCATTGAAAAGAATATTAATTCTGCATTACATAGTAAAATTTATTACATTCCTAACGGCATAGATGAAAAGAAGTTTGTGCCACAAGAAAAGAAAAAAATCATTCTTTCCACTGGACGATTATTACCAAGAAAAGGTTTTCAGTATTTGATAAATGCAATGGCAAAAGAAAACTTGGGATATGAATTACACATTGCTGGTGATGGTCCTATGATGACAGAACTTCAAAAGCTAGCAAGTAACGCAAAAAGTAAAATAGTTTTTCATGGTTGGCTTGATAATCTTAGCCACGAATACAAAGAACTTCTTGAATCCGCTGCCATTTATAGTTTGGTTTCACCTAAGGAAAACGCAAGTGTCGCCTTACTTGAGGCGATGAGCGCGGGCTGCGCTATAATCACCAGCAGTTCGGGTGGAGCAGCAGAAACAATGGGTGAGGCCGGTATTACCATAGAAGCAAAAAACCAAACAAGTATCAATGAAGCGCTGCGTCATCTCACCACCTCCAGTGAAGAGATTCAACGCTTAGGTCAACTTGCCCGCAAACGCGTGCTTGAAAAATTTAGCTGGACAACTGTATTTCATCAATATAATCAACTATTCACACCTTACGGAGTTAAACTATGA
- a CDS encoding FkbM family methyltransferase produces MKKIKLLFILAWRNLRWTFIKAIHLNGQISVQVYGKKIVLYLNRVGLDIKENNIFKQLALDHNREAEASKVMLDFIEPGDEIFEAGANIGYYVLLEASRLQGQGKIYAIEPDPSNYELLKKNVELNELQNYVDVRKLSVSDKVGHSEFFLSKDSNLHSFLPSENDEERTSIMVETTTIDAFLADKPKVNFIRMDIEGYECRVIYGMKQFLAKPGPLKLFIELHPKLVSREEMLNLLTILEESGFTIHKAISRDNYLRKQLGQTTVEEMTMAELKSDPRLLEEKRSFEMFFIKK; encoded by the coding sequence ATGAAAAAGATAAAACTGCTATTCATCCTTGCCTGGCGAAATCTGCGTTGGACTTTTATTAAAGCAATTCACCTAAATGGCCAAATATCCGTACAAGTGTATGGAAAGAAAATTGTTCTCTATCTTAATCGTGTTGGATTAGACATCAAGGAGAATAATATTTTTAAACAGCTCGCTTTAGATCATAATCGCGAAGCTGAGGCCTCTAAGGTAATGCTAGACTTTATCGAGCCTGGAGACGAAATTTTTGAAGCCGGCGCAAATATTGGCTACTACGTTTTACTTGAAGCGAGTCGACTACAAGGCCAAGGTAAAATTTACGCAATTGAGCCAGATCCTAGTAACTACGAGCTACTTAAAAAAAATGTGGAGTTAAATGAACTGCAAAATTATGTTGATGTCCGTAAACTATCGGTCAGCGATAAAGTCGGTCACTCAGAATTTTTCCTAAGTAAGGATTCTAACCTGCACAGCTTCCTTCCGAGCGAAAATGATGAAGAGAGAACCTCAATTATGGTAGAGACAACTACCATTGATGCCTTCTTAGCAGATAAACCAAAGGTTAACTTTATCCGAATGGACATAGAAGGCTATGAATGTCGAGTTATTTATGGGATGAAACAATTCCTTGCTAAGCCTGGCCCTTTAAAACTTTTTATTGAGCTGCATCCAAAGCTGGTTTCAAGGGAAGAAATGTTGAATTTGCTTACCATTTTGGAAGAAAGCGGTTTCACTATACATAAAGCAATCTCGCGAGATAACTATCTTCGGAAGCAGCTAGGACAAACCACTGTTGAGGAAATGACTATGGCTGAATTAAAGAGCGATCCGCGCTTGCTGGAAGAAAAACGCTCATTTGAAATGTTTTTCATAAAAAAATAA
- a CDS encoding glycosyltransferase family 2 protein: MTQDAQKHPLLTVCIVHYRRLEQLQKTIDALFQNTRTAFLLRVYNNGYEDDGIREYLDGINQRSDTTVIFDTKNIGCSPARHEIVKNIETPFILMLDDDMYVNKDWDVPVFKKFAENPTIGAIGFSIYKIDGSFWWTGGRNIILSKKEIKIERPHIDPEKSDLDFIELDDVAAGAMIYRKELEDIIVWDKNYFIGFEDLEKGLHLKQSKYSCLVSIQSKFIHDKISEKQEYAAYNNARRNYHAYRRSYLHFLKENRYRLDLKRHLFYKYVCLLPNNILQKLVYTWLSIKKKG, translated from the coding sequence ATGACCCAGGATGCTCAAAAACATCCCCTACTCACTGTCTGTATAGTTCACTACAGAAGGCTTGAGCAGCTCCAAAAAACAATAGATGCTCTTTTTCAAAATACCCGTACTGCATTTCTTCTCCGTGTGTATAACAACGGATACGAGGATGATGGAATCAGGGAGTATCTAGATGGTATTAATCAGCGTAGCGATACTACGGTTATCTTTGACACAAAAAATATCGGCTGCTCCCCTGCTCGACACGAAATTGTAAAAAATATTGAGACACCCTTCATCCTCATGCTTGATGATGACATGTATGTAAATAAAGATTGGGACGTCCCCGTATTTAAAAAATTTGCAGAAAATCCTACGATTGGCGCTATTGGATTTTCAATTTATAAAATTGATGGGAGCTTCTGGTGGACAGGTGGACGCAATATTATTCTATCAAAAAAAGAAATTAAAATAGAGCGACCTCATATCGATCCAGAAAAATCAGACCTTGATTTTATAGAGCTTGATGATGTTGCCGCGGGGGCAATGATTTATCGAAAAGAACTTGAGGATATTATCGTTTGGGACAAGAATTATTTTATCGGCTTTGAGGATCTGGAGAAAGGTCTACATTTAAAACAGAGCAAATATTCCTGTCTCGTCTCAATTCAAAGTAAATTTATCCACGACAAAATATCTGAGAAACAGGAATACGCTGCTTATAACAATGCACGACGAAATTACCACGCCTACCGGAGAAGTTATCTACATTTTCTAAAGGAAAATAGATATCGTCTTGATTTGAAGCGCCATCTTTTCTACAAATATGTTTGTCTTCTTCCGAATAACATTCTGCAGAAGTTGGTATATACTTGGTTAAGCATAAAAAAGAAGGGTTAG